Within the Glycine max cultivar Williams 82 chromosome 12, Glycine_max_v4.0, whole genome shotgun sequence genome, the region aaaaaaagtttaataaaaaattattgttgtaaTTTATAAGATTTGTAGCAAAAGTAGCtttgtttaaaaatttagtaaaaaacaGTAcagttgaaaagaaaaaactttaataaaaaattattgttgcttttttttttagatttgtagaggaaaaacttgttttatttaaaatttaatagaaataaaGTATAGTTATAGAAAAACTTAATAGAAACTTATTATTatcaagttttatttaaaaatttaatagaaaaaactaGTGATACAAGAAtacaaaaatgttaataaaaaattattgttgtcaTATTTTAGTTTGAAGAGtgataaatagttttatttaaaattttgtagaaataaaatatagttgTAAAACAGAATTTAATAGAAAACTATTGTTGTCATTTTTCAGTtcgtagaaaaaaaaagttttatttaaaaaattaatataaaaaattatagtgatagaaacttatataaaaatttagttagaaaaagattttgtttttatgagAAGCCTTGCAAATGGACGTCACCTATTTTGACACCCACATGAAAAGGTGGCACAGAACAGAGAGTAGTATCAtcacgaagtcttttttattGGCACCACCTACTGTCATGACAAGAATCGCCCATCTTCATAAATTGTTTCTTGACCAacccaaaatgaaaaatagtctTGAAAAGAAAACTATAATGGTAAACAAAAAACCTCTCTTTCATTTCCCCCTACAGAACCAAGAATGAAGATTCTGCAGGGCTTAAACGAAGCCATAGACAAAAAGAAAACCATTGAAATAGGAAACATATAAAGATTGAAGTAAAATTCAACAACACAACAGAGAAAACCCTAATTCATCCGAAATCGATGACAGATACCGGAAAAGCAAAgcttaaaagtttattttttataaaaaaaagtcaccatctcttcttctttcccttgggtttctcttcttcttcctcgtcATCAAAACCGTCACTTTCATCGGAACCGTCGAACTCTTCGTCAAGATCGAACCCATCCTCGTCGTCAAAATCAGCACCACCATCATCATCGTCGTCGCCGCcgtcctcctccttctcctcgtTCCTTTTTGAGGCGCCACGTGGCGACCTCGCAGTGGCCATTTGCCTTGCGATCATGCCCGGGAACTGAACGGTGAAGGGTTTGAAGAGGGCGAGCGAGGGGGATTCGGGTCGGGCAAGCGGGAAAACGGGTCGGGTAAGCGGGACAACGGGTCGGGTCAGGGCCAGAGTGGGGTTGCGGAAGAAACGTAACGGAAGTTTGAGGTTTGGCTTTAGCTTCAGCAGCGTTCTTGTCGCCATTTTTGCGGTGAGTGATGTTTCTATGTGAAACTCTGTTTTCTGAGTGAAGGAATTGAAAGGTGGCTAGTTTGTTTGTATATAGAGGGAAGAAGGGGGGAGGGGTTTAGGGTTTTAGGAGTGTCGTGGCGCTGTGGTTGAAGGTTCTGGAGCTGGCCGGCTAGACCCTGAAAATTTGTATCCTTTGGAACGAATTCTCACTACGCACATGGGTGGTGACTTTTCTTGAAAATATTCTTTCctggaaattaaaattttgccaTGGAGCATATACCGCAAAATCATGTTTCtgcaattaatttgtttttactcTCAAAACATAAGACGGAATCATGATTCATTACATAAcataatataatcataattttgttgggtgtttttattttatttttatttttatttttatttttattttttattatcacatGAGCAGTTAATGTtgcttgttgttgttttttttatgaatttaattaagaatTCTTTGTTATATTACTAGACTTGAACTGTTTAACTAGTggataaagaaaaaagttataatctgaccataaaataaattgtaaaatataagttcgtaaaaaacaattatacatACAACATAACAAgttaaatacataattaatacAAATGTCAACACAAATCAACCGCCTACTTGATCATTGCCCCCGCCCTCCCTCCTCTGTCTTCGTCCCCCAGAGTTGCACTTTGCTAAGCCTTCTTGTTtcatcacaaaaataaaaatagaataatattaatttgcaaaaattaaattattaattattaacaaaaatattaatcaataatttttaaaaattcataaaaaatttaaatctataCAAAAATGGGaatgtacataaaaaaatacaataagaaTACATTTTTGGTATGCATCTCAACAAAGACaacgaaaaaagataaaacaaaacaaaaatatatttttggtaagaacaaaaaacacacacagtgaaaatacattttcattgtgcatctaaaaagataacaaaacaaaaatatattttgcttgTGTTATGTGAATGGGAAAATTACCctaagagggagaaggagaagggaaggAGTCCACGTGGAGTAGGAAGAGGGAAGCACAAAAGGAACTGGCACAAAATGgggtatgaaattttttaaaattaatatgttatgtatTAAGGTCTTGACTTACTAGTTTAatgtaattacaaaattgttacGTCACTGTGACATTTATTTATCTTGTCATGttacatttatattatatacaaattttctttcttttgtattttccGCTAACCTCAATCTTTATTTCCTtacatctttatttttattgtttttaaaatcgtATTTGTAGTTTTAAATTGATAACATATTAAAGGttaataatttgatatattattattaaaagaatgGAATAATCATTTATGTCTTCATGtcaattttcattaaaagtttCACATCTGGTTCAAATTTGCCACTAAGggcgaaaaagaaaaagacttgAGGTCTAAGGAGCGCATTGCTCGAGCAGCCCTACATTAAGGATGCACTATTACAGAAATGGGTTTTTAAGTCGGTTTTTAAAGGCATTTTATGACGGTTTTTAATCGTCGTAGAACGCAGTGTCGTAAAATCAACGTATATTTATAACGACGGTTTTGTAACCGTCTTTGTATAGTCAATTTTTTAGGACGGTTATTCGAATAACCGTTTTAGTATGTGTTATTTATCAAAGACGATTTTTGACATAACCCGTCTTAATATAATAGACTTTTTACGACGGTTGTAcgcataaccgtcttagaaagtcttACATACACAAACTATACTAAGACGGTTAAAGAAAAACTGTCTTAGTATAATAgactttttacgacggttatatatacaaccgtcttaaaaaattataaatatacagactatactaagacggttatggAAAAAATGTCTTAATATAGTcatctttctaagacggttgaaCGCATAACCGTCGTAGAAGGTCCATtatactaagacggttttcccataaccgtcttagtatgtctagtctaatttatttatttttgtacctTTTTCTGCTTGATTTTTATATAGTCTACATTTTTCCAACAATTTACATTATCATACAATAGAAGTTTCAACTAATTGACATTAGAATATGTAACATTGTTAGCATGGTAGAATATTTATGTAATAATGGTTCTTAGAATATTGACAATTAATTTGAAACTAACATACAAGTTTGTGATCTACAGGGCATCCTTAAATAAACTTAACTTTCCAGATGGAACATAATGCGTTTCAAGGCCAACATATATTGCACCTGAGGGAGTAGAAATCCTCTTTCCAATCAGTCCAAGATAAATACctgaattaaaaacaatatttaaagtAACATGAATCAGAATCCTTTTTCTCTAATTCTTATAAGAGTGAGAAtgcatttatgtttttaataattcatagtatttattgtaaaataattaaagatattctgataaaaaaataattaatatatcagAAACTTCAAAAAAGAGTCTTAAATTTAGGTTAGGGAAGTAGGTAGTATTTTCTTTCCCCAAATCCATctttgagaaatttaaaatacatgaCTAAATGACTAACTCTCATGCTGTgaatctaattcaaatttgagaAATGCCTAGCATCACACTTCCAAATACATTATTTCCAACAAACTATTTactattagttgaaatttattgaaattcacaaaataataaatttcaaccaataattATGTGTTGAAAAGTACAATAATAAGTGTAAAGTGTATTGCTAACACAATTGCATGTACTCTGACAATTACTTAATATTATTGTGCCAAAAGGAGTCGAGTGTAGTCTATAAACTCTATTGAGAACAGGGAAAAGCAAAGAACAGAGCATGCAAGATGTGATAGATGGATGTGCTCACCATAGTCACCGTGGGAAAAAACTTTCAGACAAGACTTGCTAGACAAATGCCACAGTCGCACTATTTTGTCCATTGAAGATGAGCAAGCGctgaccaaacaaaaaaacaaatgcaTTGAAGATAAGCATATATATggtttagtttatatttttaaaacacacCGTATCATCATTACAAATGTTTCAATTTTAGATAGTCTCTAAATAACCATATAACCAATTCAATGACATCTTCGTAGCTTACAATAATATttgtcaaaaatttatttttcgcaTTTAAATCACCCTGCACGATGCTTAGATCCAAATCCCAATACTAGAATATGAGGAGAACTTAGCAAATTAGAAAcgggttaaaaaatatttaaattcaaaatagtaaaaattaatataaattagaacaagtatctatttttttataatttgtctaataatatatttagacCTACTACAATAAACTTGAGAAGAAACAGCAAATTCCTTTGCAAGGAAATCCTAGAATAACAATGAAactcagaaaataaataattgtagaCCTACTACAATAAACTtaagaagaaattgaaattttaacatcaattttctagGAATTAGAGAAAATCAATTCAGAAATCTTCTCACAGAACTTTATCTAGTTCTTAAAATTCATATGTTTATTACCTACTTACATTCATTTGTTGGGCAAAATGAAAGATTCACCGAGCAAATAAAGCTTTTGAAAAGTGGTGCTTCTAACTTCTATTTTCTAGGCTCCAAAACCTTGACCTTGAGCTACTCCAAATTCCTTTATATTAAAAAGACTTCAAACGTTAATAATTTAGCTTAAACTTTAAAAGACTAGTTAATTAAATTCCTAAATAGTTACATTCTAACTAAAAATGGGCCAAACATAGTTTTAAATTAAGGTTAAATGAAATAATTGATCTCATACATACCTAAAAAGGTAGACATAAAATGCAATAATCATACATCATGTTTTTTATACAACACATGTTCACCATTTTTTAAACAAAgccttaaaaataagaaataaaaatagaaatttttgtaattatttgtaaacAACAGAAACTGGAAAATAAACTAGCTTTGTTGGTGTCAATGGTAAACTCTCATTTTGATAAACTACATATGTTCACCAATTTCTATACAAGTCTTTAAAAtaggagataaaataaaaataatgtcatctttgtaattatttataaaaacaaaaaatgcaaacaaaaatattttaaaaaatcaaatatgctTGTAGCTACTAGATAAAGGCTCAATGGTTTTGTACAGTGTATACGAATTTCTAAGCAAATTTCATTCTACTATAACAATTTCAGTATTTCCTTCTGTTTACATCAGTATAATGCACCCTTGGGTCATTGCTTTGCCTTTTGGCATTTAATGGCCTCAATATTACCCGTgccatatatattatttattatatttattttattatttatgttaatattatatttaatttttattactattaatattatttactattatatatagatacaaaaaaataaaatagaaatgaaagatatttgATGAAGAGATACATAAAtgagtgaaaataaattaaaaaatattataatttatttcacaAGTCACACAAAGGTTCTGCAACGGCAATGGGACAATATGAAGTCTACAAAACTCAAGAAActtaactaatatatatatttaactaaCTCACCCATACTAAACATGTGAGTATATGATCAAAAATGGTGAAGGGAAGTTTATAATTAGAACAAGatttatataaaactaattttaatggtTCATAATCAAACACAcggtgagagaaaaaaaaagagctaagaaataataaaataatgggaTAGGTaagagagataaaagaaagaacCTGCGGTTTTTGTCTTTCTGCTTTGCTTTGGAAATACCACGCACTCGAGGGAAGTAGTAGCAGCAGCATAGCATATAGGGCTCGTAAGTGGAAAAACCAAAGCTTTTTAGATTTTACAATATTATCATAACTACTAGGAGTCTATAACAGTAGAGTGACATAGAATAATAGTATTATTATAGTCATTTGCTTTTTTTGAGTTGGTTTTGGACGAATGTGGTGtctgaaacaatgcaatgcaaaggACATAGGGATAGTGAGATTTTGATTCGACAGTGCAGCTCCATTGCAGCAGCTGCTTGAGAGGATTTTCTTGAGCCTGGGGCTGGGGACTGATTGACTAGATGAACTAAAAATCAAGGTTTATTGTAAACTCAACATATTTAAGGagctaaaaagaaaatgaagtaaaggtgaaatgaaagaaaatgtgaGTATATGTTGATTAATATACATTATGAAATAAGCATACATGTGAAGGTCTTCAATCAATCTAATAACATGAGATTTGATAGTGTAATTAGGAATGACATTTGCATGAGTAAGTCTCTGATGAGTTTTCGGACAAACATTCAGCCCATGATCAAGCCACTTTTGGATGGATTGCCTCTCATATGTTTGACATATGTTTGACCTGAAGCCACAATAACAGGATCCAACATGAGTTCCAATGATAAATGACAACGAAAGTATGGAGGGATTGTCAGACCCAAGTACCCAACGCAAAATCAATCATATAGGAAGCAACAAGGCAAAATCAATCATATAGGAAGCTCACCTTATATGTGGAGCAAATAAGATAGATATCAGGCTAGCTGTCATAAGCCAATGTCTGGAAATTCatatatacaaaagaaaataaaataaatctaagcAAATCTCCTAACTAAATttgtacaagaaaaaaaaaagaggaaataaGACATATGCGTTACCTGCCGTAGGGTCCTGGCAACTAGAGCCTCTATCACAGGACCTTTATCATCATTGAGTAGATGGACTTCATCAATAATTAAGAGCTTTACCACCATGGACAATGACATGTCACTGCTCTTGCGTGTAATGGCATCCCATTTCTCAGGCGGGGTCACTATCATCGGAATAGCAGACTGCAAATTAGGCACAAACTCTGGCCAAAAATTCTGCTTAACAAAATCAGCAGCATCACCACAAAAATGGTCCCAAAACTTCTCCTGAACCCTCTCTCCCTCATGTTCGCACTCACCACAAAAATGGTCCCAAAACCAATCTTAGTCACAACACCACCACCTGCAACTTATGGACCCTCTCCACCGCTCAACGCAGTTTCACCCCTCAGAACAGAAGAAAAACCCCAAACACAAACCCTAAAcccccaccaccaccactcAAAAAGCTAAAACCAAACAAAGCCCATCATCCACCACCAAAACGACACCGCAACAGCACGTGGAGCTAAAACCTGCAAATAAACCCACGCTCTGCAGCCGCTACGTTAAAACCTGCAAATACACAATGGAAAACGACACTAGTTTCCCTCTCATCCCCAACGTGTTCTCCGGCTTCAACTCCCTCGTGGCCTCCGCGGCATGTGGCTCCCTCTCCGTGGCACGTGTCTTAACGGGGCAGTTTAACCCCACTAATGGCATTGGCTTGGCCAACACTAGCTTAGCCTTCTTCGGGAATCGTCTCTTCGCGCTTGCCGAATCTGACCTCCCTTACGCCGTTAACGTAACCCCTGACGGCGACATCGACAGGCTCGGCCGTCACGACTTTGACGAAAAACTCACGTTCAGCATGACGGCGCACCCTAAGATAGACCTCGACACAGTGGAGTGCTTCGCCTTCCGTTACGGCCCCGTGCCATGAGTGGTGCTTGAGCGGCGTTGAGTTGGTGGCTGACTCGAAGAGTCAAAGGGAAAGCGCAACAAAGTAGAGGGAGAAATGGAAGAGATTTCAAAGGACACAAGCAGATTTGTGATTAGGGTAAAATTTGTGTCGCGACGACCTAGACTGGGAATCATGAGAAAGCTGTTGGTGCCAGCTGTGTAAAACACATTAAAACGAAGGCGGTTTTTTTAAAACCCGTCGTTATTATTATGTTGATAATTACAAATTTGCCACTAaagcacattctaagacggttaataacaaccgtcttagaatgaacgttgtaaaaaaataattttcaagtaACTTAATTACAAGTTTGCCACCgcgtcacattctaagacggttccaaataaccatcttagaatgtgcgtcgtaaaatGCACCATTTGTAGTAGTGATGACAAGGTATCAGAGAAAATATTGAAGTTAAGAGGTTTGTGTGGTTCAACCTTAGAGAACGCtagagaagaaaaatcaagatttTACTGTTAAAGTAGCGACACAACCTGTAATATATGAAATTTCTTACTTCTGCAAGTAAATTTTACTCGCCCAAAACTAACATGCATAGACCTTCCATCTTTCTTCTTGTGTTTAATGCATTATTGTTCTACACCTAAATATACTCCAATGTAAGTTCACTCATTTAGTCATAAAAGTGTTTGACTTTTCATCTTCTGCAAATTAACCTTTAAAAATGTGCATAACTATTTGGTAATGATACTGATAAATTCTAAGCCATTATATTACTAATTTAGTGTTATTGGAAACTCTTAACCGTTCAACTTTCCAATTGTTCTAGACTCAtgacattttcatctttttaacTAACAagaattctctctctctctctctctctatatatatatatatatatatatgaatgtcTCTCATTCATTATCtatttgtttaataaattttgcaCTATCTTCTATTTCATGTTATTCTTTCCTATAATCTTTCGTTGTTATATATGAATTATGCCTACAATTATTTGTGTCTAATCATAAATGTTATATTTTGCAAATGGAAGATTATCCATTGGTTGACAAGCATTGAGAATGCATAAATGACATCAAAAGACCTACTTTTCATTGTGAAATCACTACTACAAATAAT harbors:
- the LOC100784408 gene encoding protein rpi-1, translated to MATRTLLKLKPNLKLPLRFFRNPTLALTRPVVPLTRPVFPLARPESPSLALFKPFTVQFPGMIARQMATARSPRGASKRNEEKEEDGGDDDDDGGADFDDEDGFDLDEEFDGSDESDGFDDEEEEEKPKGKKKRW